One genomic region from Candidatus Deferrimicrobiaceae bacterium encodes:
- a CDS encoding DedA family protein, which produces MVTRTLEALASFIIFVISMMGLPGIVLLMAIESACIPLPSEVIMPFAGYLVSQGKYSLWSVGLAGAIGCVVGSVPAYYLGMYGGRPLIEKYGKYILMSRHDLDMADRWFQRHGEATVFFARLLPVIRTFIAFPAGVARMEMKRFIAYTFAGSLPWCLGLAYIGWVMGERWPVLREYFHKFDLLIGAAIVAGIVWYVRRHLRNRD; this is translated from the coding sequence GTGGTAACCCGGACCCTCGAAGCGCTCGCCTCGTTCATCATCTTCGTAATCTCGATGATGGGACTGCCGGGGATCGTTTTGCTGATGGCCATCGAATCGGCGTGCATCCCCCTGCCTTCCGAGGTGATCATGCCATTCGCCGGCTACCTCGTTTCCCAGGGGAAGTATTCCCTCTGGTCCGTGGGGCTGGCCGGGGCCATCGGTTGCGTCGTCGGCTCCGTCCCGGCGTACTACCTGGGGATGTACGGGGGCCGGCCGCTCATCGAGAAGTACGGGAAGTACATCCTCATGTCCCGGCACGACCTGGACATGGCGGACCGCTGGTTCCAGCGGCACGGAGAGGCGACCGTCTTCTTCGCACGCCTCCTCCCGGTCATCCGCACCTTCATCGCCTTCCCGGCGGGGGTCGCGCGGATGGAGATGAAACGGTTCATCGCCTACACGTTCGCGGGGTCCCTCCCCTGGTGCCTGGGGCTTGCCTACATCGGATGGGTGATGGGGGAGCGGTGGCCCGTCCTGCGGGAATATTTCCACAAGTTCGACCTGCTGATCGGGGCGGCGATTGTGGCCGGCATCGTCTGGTACGTCCGGCGGCACCTCAGAAACCGGGACTAG
- a CDS encoding twin-arginine translocase subunit TatC, translating to MENHFLGMLTEVEKARKGLAIYAVLVIVLSAVSFAFSEPILLFLVRLLHRKLVAFDPSEGFFALLTIALYCGMVLSLPVAAWMLWQGAVAPRLPEWKRWGWAVIGMATALFFAGMALGYFVLLPAGVGFLVGFETQDVRALISARKFVSFCGTMLLVLGLSFEAPLVSYFLAKVGWLRPGFFRNKWRHAILMCTVLAAVLTPTPDVYN from the coding sequence GTGGAAAACCACTTTCTCGGCATGCTGACCGAAGTCGAGAAGGCCCGCAAGGGACTGGCAATCTACGCGGTCCTCGTGATCGTCCTCTCCGCGGTTTCCTTCGCCTTCTCGGAGCCGATCCTCCTGTTCCTGGTGCGACTCCTCCACCGGAAGCTCGTCGCCTTCGACCCGTCGGAAGGGTTCTTCGCCCTGCTCACGATCGCGCTCTACTGCGGAATGGTTCTGTCGCTGCCGGTCGCGGCGTGGATGCTCTGGCAGGGGGCGGTCGCCCCCCGGCTGCCGGAGTGGAAACGGTGGGGGTGGGCCGTCATCGGGATGGCGACCGCCCTCTTCTTCGCCGGCATGGCGCTGGGGTACTTCGTCCTGCTCCCGGCCGGCGTCGGGTTCCTCGTGGGGTTCGAGACGCAGGACGTGAGGGCGCTCATTTCGGCCCGGAAATTCGTCTCCTTCTGCGGCACGATGCTTCTCGTCCTGGGGCTGTCCTTCGAAGCGCCCCTGGTCTCCTACTTCCTCGCCAAGGTCGGGTGGCTCCGTCCCGGCTTCTTCCGGAACAAGTGGCGGCACGCCATCCTCATGTGCACCGTGCTGGCCGCCGTCCTTACGCCCACCCCGGACGTGTACAAC
- a CDS encoding BtrH N-terminal domain-containing protein produces MRYAIPGYVHRPGLHCGSSAMRNLLAFRGVVLSEPFCFGLGSGAGFLYLPGLPVPPGVAFHGRILEMERELCDALAIPFPEREEEDGDAGWERAREAVLSGHPVLISTDLAFLDYFATKTHFSGHRIVLFGFDDEKGIALLSDSEREEPQDVPVASLTRARSSAVPPYPMGNRWCVVRPQGPLRPLPEAIPRALGKNAREMLQPPDGSTAGVSGMRRAAGEIPRWPGMTEDLPFAARFGYQVIEKRGTGGGFFRRMYARYLDEASLPYPPLAGAGLSGKMAAIADGWTEIAGRLKEISESQDAGTLLRVSDLLLRQADREEAFWREIASVV; encoded by the coding sequence ATGCGGTACGCGATTCCCGGATACGTCCACCGGCCCGGACTCCACTGCGGGTCCTCCGCCATGCGGAACCTGCTCGCCTTCCGGGGGGTCGTCCTCTCGGAGCCGTTCTGCTTCGGTCTGGGATCGGGCGCGGGATTCCTGTACCTGCCCGGGCTTCCGGTTCCCCCCGGGGTCGCGTTCCACGGGCGCATCCTGGAGATGGAGAGGGAACTGTGCGACGCCCTGGCGATCCCGTTCCCGGAGCGGGAGGAGGAGGACGGCGACGCAGGGTGGGAGAGGGCACGCGAAGCGGTCCTCTCGGGCCACCCCGTCCTGATCAGCACCGATCTCGCCTTCCTGGACTATTTCGCGACGAAGACGCACTTCTCCGGACACCGGATCGTCCTGTTCGGGTTCGACGACGAAAAGGGCATCGCGCTGTTGTCCGACTCGGAACGAGAGGAGCCCCAGGACGTTCCCGTCGCTTCGCTTACGAGGGCGCGCTCTTCCGCGGTCCCGCCGTACCCGATGGGAAACCGGTGGTGCGTCGTCCGGCCGCAAGGGCCGCTGCGCCCCCTTCCGGAGGCGATCCCGCGGGCCCTCGGGAAGAACGCGCGGGAGATGCTCCAGCCGCCGGACGGCTCCACCGCCGGCGTCTCCGGGATGCGCCGGGCGGCCGGGGAGATCCCCCGCTGGCCCGGGATGACGGAAGATCTTCCGTTCGCGGCCCGCTTCGGATACCAGGTGATCGAGAAGCGCGGAACGGGCGGGGGCTTCTTCCGGCGGATGTACGCCCGGTACCTGGACGAGGCGTCCCTCCCTTACCCCCCCCTGGCCGGGGCAGGCCTTTCCGGGAAGATGGCCGCCATCGCCGACGGCTGGACGGAGATCGCCGGGAGGTTGAAAGAGATCTCGGAGTCCCAGGACGCCGGGACGCTCCTGCGGGTGTCGGACCTCCTCCTTCGGCAGGCCGACCGGGAAGAGGCGTTCTGGCGGGAAATCGCCTCCGTCGTCTGA